One genomic region from Danio aesculapii chromosome 24, fDanAes4.1, whole genome shotgun sequence encodes:
- the LOC130218471 gene encoding myosin-7-like produces MGDALMEEFGAAAPYLRKSDRERLEAQTRPFDMKKECFVPDPDEEYVKGSIISRDGDKVTCETEKGKTVTVKEVDVHPQNPPKFDKIEDMAMFTFLHEPAVLFNLKERYAAWMIYTYSGLFCVTVNPYKWLPVYNQEVVLAYRGKKRSEAPPHIFSISDNAYQYMLSDRENQSILITGESGAGKTVNTKRVIQYFASIAAGPTKKETTEKKGTLEDQIIQCNPALEAFGNAKTIRNDNSSRFGKFIRIHFAANGKLASADIETYLLEKSRVTFQLKAERDYHIFYQILSQKKPELLEMLLITANPYDYAFISQGETQVASINDADELMATDEAFDVLGFTQEEKNSIYKLIGAIMHYGNMKFKQKQREEQAEADGTEDADKSAYLMGLNSADLIKALCHPRVKVGNEWVTKGQNVQQVYYAVGALSKSVYEKMFLWMVVRINQSLDTKQPRQYFIGVLDIAGFEIFDFNTFEQLCINFTNEKLQQFFNHHMFVLEQEEYKKEGIEWTFIDFGMDLQACIDLIEKPMGIMSILEEECMFPKASDATFKAKLYDNHLGKSNNFQKPRIIKGKPEAHFSLVHYAGTVDYNINNWLVKNKDPLNETVVGLYQKSTMKLLSNLFANYTGADSAMEGGGGKTKEKKKKGSSFQTVSALHRENLNKLMTNLRSTHPHFVRCIIPNETKTPGAMENPLVMHQLRCNGVLEGIRICRKGFPNRILYGDFKQRYRILNPAAIPDGQFIDSRKGAEKLLGSLDIDHNQYKFGHTKVFFKAGLLGTLEEMRDDRLALIITNIQARSRGLLSRIEFQKLVDRRDALLVIQWNVRAFMGVKNWPWMKLYFKIKPLLRSAEAEKEMANMKEEFLKLKEAYAKSEARRKELEEKMVTLLQEKNDLQLAVQAEQDNLCDAEERCEGLIKNKIQLEAKAKELTERLEDEEEMNAELTAKKRKLEDECSELKKDIDDLELTLAKVEKEKHATENKVKNLIEEMSALDEIIARLTKEKKALQEAHQQTLDDLQSEEDKVNTLTKAKAKLEQQVDDLEGSLEQEKKLRMDLERVKRKLEGDLKLTQESVMDLENDKQQLEERLKKKDFEISQLSSRIEDEQVMATQLQKKLKELQARIEELEEELEAERAARAKVEKQRADLSRELEEISERLEEAGGATAAQIEMNKKREAEFLKLRRDLEEATLHHEATASTLRKKHADSVSDLGEQIDNLQRVKQKLEKEKSELRLELDDVVSNMEQLAKAKANLEKMCRTLEDQMSEYRTKYEEGQRSINDFTMQKARLQTENGELSRQLEEKDSLVSQLTRSKQSYTQQIEDLKRQLEEEVKAKNALAHAVQSARHDSDLLREQYEEEQEAKAELQRSLSKANSEVAQWRTKYETDAIQRTEELEEAKKKLAQRLQDAEEAVEAVNAKCSSLEKTKHRLQNEIEDLMVDVERSNAAAAALDKKQRNFDKVLAEWKQKYEESQSELESSQKEARSLSTELFKLKNSYEESLDHLESMKRENKNLQEEIADLTEQIGESGKNIHELEKIRKQLEQEKAEIQAALEEAEGSLEHEEGKILRAQLEFSQIKADIERKLSEKDEEMEQAKRNQQRMIDTLQSSLESETRSRNEALRLKKKMEGDLNEMEIQLSQANRQASEAQKQLKSLQGHLKDAQMQLDDALRANDDLKENIAIVERRNNLLQAELDELRSLVEQTERGRKLAEQELMDVSERVQLLHSQNTSLLNQKKKLEGDNTQLQTEVEEAVQECRNAEEKAKKAITDAAMMAEELKKEQDTSAHLERMKKNMEQTIKDLQHRLDEAEQIAMKGGKKQVQKLEARVRELENEVELEQKKASESVKGIRKYERRIKELTYQTEEDRKNLARLQDLVDKLQLKVKSYKRAAEEAEEQANSNLGKFRKLQHELDEAEERADIAESQVNKLRAKSRDTGSKKGHDEE; encoded by the exons ATGGGGGATGCTCTGATGGAGGAGTTTGGAGCTGCGGCTCCGTATCTCAGGAAGTCGGACCGGGAGCGTCTGGAGGCCCAAACTCGCCCCTTTGATATGAAAAAGGAATGTTTCGTCCCTGATCCTGATGAAGAGTATGTGAAAGGAAGCATTATAAGTCGGGATGGTGATAAAGTCACCTGTGAGACTGAAAAGGGGAAA acagTCACTGTGAAGGAGGTTGATGTTCACCCTCAGAACCCGCCAAAGTTTGATAAAATTGAAGACATGGCGATGTTCACCTTCCTGCACGAGCCTGCTGTGCTGTTTAACCTCAAAGAGCGTTACGCAGCCTGGATGATCTAC ACCTACTCTGGGCTCTTCTGTGTCACTGTCAACCCCTACAAGTGGCTGCCAGTGTACAATCAGGAGGTGGTTCTTGCTTACAGAGGAAAGAAGAGGAGTGAAGCTCCTCCTCACATCTTCTCCATCTCTGACAACGCCTACCAGTACATGCTGTCAG ACAGAGAAAATCAGTCTATTCTTATCAC TGGAGAATCTGGTGCTGGAAAGACTGTGAACACTAAGAGAGTCATTCAGTATTTTGCCAGCATTGCTGCAGGTCCTACAAAGAAGGAGACCACCGAAAAGAAG GGTACTCTGGAGGATCAAATCATCCAGTGTAATCCTGCTCTTGAGGCCTTTGGTAATGCCAAGACCATCAGGAATGACAATTCGTCCAGATTT GGCAAATTCATCCGCATTCACTTTGCAGCAAATGGAAAACTGGCCTCAGCAGATATAGAGACCT ATCTTCTGGAGAAGTCTCGTGTGACTTTCCAGCTCAAGGCTGAGAGAGATTATCATATCTTCTACCAGATTCTGTCTCAGAAGAAACCGGAACTTCTTG AGATGCTGCTGATTACAGCAAACCCGTACGATTATGCCTTCATCTCCCAAGGAGAGACGCAAGTTGCTTCAATTAATGACGCTGATGAGCTGATGGCTACAGAT GAAGCGTTTGATGTGCTGGGCTTCACCCAAGAGGAGAAGAACAGCATCTACAAGCTGATTGGTGCCATCATGCACTACGGCAACATGAAGTTCAAGCAGAAGCAGAGAGAGGAACAGGCAGAGGCTGATGGCACTGAGG ATGCTGATAAATCAGCTTATCTGATGGGCCTGAACTCTGCTGACCTCATCAAGGCTCTGTGCCACCCAAGAGTCAAAGTAGGAAATGAGTGGGTCACCAAGGGACAGAATGTCCAACAG GTGTACTATGCTGTTGGCGCCCTTTCCAAATCGGTATATGAGAAGATGTTCCTCTGGATGGTTGTAAGAATCAACCAATCCCtggacaccaaacagcctcgccAGTACTTCATTGGTGTGCTGGACATTGCTGGCTTTGAGATCTTTGAT TTCAACACCTTTGAGCAGCTGTGCATCAACTTCACTAATGAGAAGTTGCAGCAGTTCTTCAACCACCACATGTTTGTGCTAGAACAAGAGGAATATAAGAAAGAGGGCATTGAGTGGACGTTCATTGACTTTGGCATGGACTTACAGGCTTGTATTGATCTCATTGAAAAG CCCATGGGTATCATGTCCATCCTTGAAGAGGAATGCATGTTCCCCAAAGCCAGTGATGCAACCTTTAAAGCAAAGCTTTATGACAACCACTTGGGGAAATCAAACAACTTCCAGAAGCCCAGGATTATCAAGGGTAAACCAGAGGCCCATTTCTCCCTGGTTCACTATGCTGGCACTGTTGACTACAACATCAATAACTGGCTGGTAAAGAACAAGGATCCTCTCAATGAGACTGTTGTTGGCCTGTATCAGAAGTCCACCATGAAACTGTTGTCTAATCTGTTCGCTAATTATACTGGTGCTGACTCAG CCATGGAGGGAGGAGGTGGGAAAACAAAGGAAAAGAAGAAAAAGGGCTCTTCTTTCCAGACAGTGTCTGCACTTCACAGG GAGAACTTGAATAAACTGATGACCAACTTAAGGTCAACTCACCCTCACTTTGTGCGCTGCATCATCCCCAATGAGACTAAGACTCCTGGGGCGATGGAGAATCCTCTGGTCATGCACCAGCTGCGCTGTAACGGTGTGCTGGAGGGTATCAGAATCTGCAGAAAGGGTTTCCCCAACAGGATCCTGTACGGAGATTTCAAGCAGAG atatcGTATCCTGAACCCTGCTGCCATCCCAGACGGTCAGTTTATTGACAGCAGGAAAGGAGCTGAAAAGTTATTGGGATCTTTGGATATTGACCACAACCAGTACAAGTTTGGACATACTAAG GTGTTCTTCAAGGCTGGACTGTTGGGAACCCTTGAAGAAATGAGAGATGATCGTCTTGCCCTCATTATCACCAATATTCAAGCTAGATCACGAGGTCTTCTCTCAAGAATTGAATTCCAGAAGCTTGTTGACCGCAG AGATGCTTTGCTGGTGATCCAGTGGAATGTGCGTGCCTTCATGGGGGTCAAGAATTGGCCTTGGATGAAGCTGTACTTCAAGATCAAACCACTGCTGAGATCTGCTGAAGCTGAGAAAGAGATGGCCAACATGAAGGAAGAATTCTTGAAGTTGAAGGAGGCTTATGCCAAATCCGAAGCCCGCAGAAAGGAGCTTGAAGAAAAGATGGTTACTCTTCTCCAAGAGAAGAATGACCTGCAACTTGCAGTTCAAGCT GAGCAAGATAATCTTTGCGATGCTGAAGAGAGATGCGAGGGTTTGATCAAGAACAAGATCCAGCTTGAGGCCAAAGCTAAAGAGCTGACTGAGAGACTGGAAGATGAAGAGGAAATGAATGCTGAGCTGACTGCCAAGAAGAGAAAGCTGGAAGATGAATGTTCTGAACTCAAGAAAGACATTGATGATCTTGAGCTCACTCTGGCCAAAGTGGAGAAGGAGAAACATGCGACTGAGAACaag GTTAAAAACCTAATAGAAGAGATGTCAGCTTTGGATGAGATTATCGCTAGGCTCACCAAGGAGAAGAAAGCTCTACAGGAGGCCCATCAGCAAACACTGGATGACCTCCAGAGTGAGGAAGACAAAGTCAACACACTCACCAAAGCCAAAGCCAAGCTGGAGCAACAAGTGGATGAT CTCGAAGGTTCCCTGGAACAGGAAAAGAAGCTTCGTATGGATCTGGAAAGGGTAAAGAGGAAGCTGGAGGGAGACTTAAAGTTGACCCAAGAGAGTGTGATGGACCTGGAAAATGACAAACAACAACTGGAAGAGAGGCTTAAAAA AAAAGATTTTGAGATCAGCCAGCTCAGTAGCAGGATTGAAGATGAGCAAGTAATGGCAACCCAACTCCAGAAGAAATTGAAGGAGCTGCAG GCCCGAATCGAAGAGCTTGAGGAAGAGCTGGAGGCAGAGAGAGCTGCCCGTGCCAAAGTTGAGAAACAGAGAGCTGATCTGTCCAGAGAACTGGAGGAGATCAGCGAGAGGTTGGAGGAGGCTGGTGGAGCCACCGCTGCCCAGATCGAGATGAACAAGAAACGTGAAGCTGAGTTCTTGAAACTGCGCAGAGACCTTGAAGAGGCCACTCTGCACCATGAGGCCACTGCTTCTACACTGAGGAAGAAACATGCCGACAGTGTGTCTGATCTTGGAGAGCAGATTGACAACCTTCAAAGAGTCAAGCAGAAGCTGGAGAAAGAGAAGAGTGAACTCAGACTGGAACTGGACGATGTGGTTTCCAACATGGAGCAGCTTGCCAAGGCCAAG GCAAACCTAGAGAAGATGTGCAGGACCCTGGAAGACCAGATGTCAGAATATAGAACAAAATATGAAGAAGGGCAACGCAGTATCAATGACTTTACAATGCAAAAAGCAAGACTGCAAACTGAAAATG GGGAGCTTTCAAGACAACTGGAAGAGAAAGATTCATTGGTCTCTCAGCTAACTAGAAGCAAGCAGTCCTACACCCAGCAGATTGAGGACCTCAAGAGACAACTTGAGGAGGAAGTCAAG GCAAAGAATGCCCTGGCCCATGCAGTTCAGTCTGCTCGTCATGATTCTGACCTGCTGAGGGAACAATATGAAGAGGAGCAGGAAGCCAAAGCTGAGCTCCAGCGTAGTCTGTCTAAGGCAAACTCCGAGGTGGCTCAGTGGAGAACCAAGTATGAAACTGATGCCATCCAGAGGACTGAGGAGCTGGAGGAGGCCAA gaaGAAGCTGGCTCAGCGTCTGCAAGATGCAGAAGAAGCTGTGGAAGCTGTTAATGCTAAATGCTCCTCTCTGGAAAAGACCAAGCACAGGCTCCAGAATGAGATTGAAGATCTTATGGTGGATGTGGAGAGATccaatgctgctgctgctgctctggACAAGAAGCAAAGAAACTTTGACAAG GTCCTAGCTGAGTGGAAGCAGAAGTATGAGGAGTCTCAGAGTGAGCTGGAAAGCTCCCAGAAGGAAGCCAGATCTCTGAGCACTGAATTGTTCAAGCTGAAGAACTCTTATGAGGAGTCTCTGGATCATCTGGAGAGCATGAAGAGAGAAAACAAGAACCTCCAAG AGGAGATTGCTGATCTCACTGAACAAATTGGTGAGTCTGGAAAGAACATACATGAACTGGAGAAAATCCGTAAGCAGTTGGAGCAAGAAAAAGCTGAAATTCAAGCAGCTCTGGAGGAGGCTGAG GGCTCCCTGGAGCATGAAGAAGGAAAGATTCTCAGAGCCCAGTTGGAGTTCAGTCAGATCAAAGCTGATATTGAACGTAAGCTGTCTGAGAAAGATGAAGAGATGGAGCAGGCCAAGAGGAACCAGCAAAGAATGATTGATACCCTGCAGAGTTCACTGGAATCAGAAACTCGCAGCAGGAATGAAGCTCTCAGACTGAAGAAGAAGATGGAGGGAGACCTCAATGAGATGGAGATTCAGCTCAGCCAGGCTAACAGGCAGGCATCAGAAGCCCAGAAGCAACTTAAGAGTCTTCAGGGGCACCTTAAG GATGCCCAAATGCAACTGGATGACGCTCTGCGTGCTAATGATGATCTCAAAGAGAACATCGCCATTGTGGAGAGACGCAACAATCTGCTGCAGGCTGAACTGGATGAACTGAGATCCCTGGTGGAACAGACTGAGAGAGGAAGGAAACTGGCTGAGCAGGAACTGATGGACGTCAGTGAGAGAGTTCAGCTCCTGCATTCTCAG AACACCAGCCTGCTGAATCAGAAGAAGAAGCTGGAGGGAGATAATACTCAGCTTCAGACTGAGGTTGAGGAGGCAGTGCAGGAGTGCAGGAATGCTGAGGAAAAGGCCAAGAAAGCCATCACTGATGCTGCCATGATGGCAGAGGAGCTGAAGAAGGAGCAGGACACCAGTGCTCATCTGGAGCGCATGAAGAAGAACATGGAGCAGACCATCAAGGACCTGCAGCACCGTCTGGATGAAGCTGAGCAGATCGCCATGAAGGGTGGCAAGAAGCAGGTCCAGAAACTGGAAGCCAGG GTCAGAGAGCTGGAGAATGAGGTGGAGTTAGAACAGAAAAAGGCGAGCGAGTCTGTGAAAGGAATCCGTAAATATGAGAGACGAATTAAGGAGCTTACCTACCAG ACTGAGGAAGACCGTAAGAATCTGGCTCGTCTTCAAGACCTGGTGGACAAACTGCAGCTGAAGGTCAAGTCCTACAAGAGAGCTGCTGAAGAGGCT GAGGAACAGGCCAATTCTAACCTGGGCAAGTTCCGTAAGCTGCAGCATGAGCTGGACGAGGCAGAGGAGAGGGCTGATATTGCTGAATCTCAGGTCAACAAGCTGAGAGCCAAGAGCCGTGATACAGGATCCAAG AAAGGTCATGATGAAGAGTGA